Proteins co-encoded in one Leptospiraceae bacterium genomic window:
- a CDS encoding AAA family ATPase: MLKIAYGEASFDNLKSQGATYIDKTMFIPLMEIHTKFFFIRPRRFGKSLWISVLQAYYDVAKSDKFDTLFDGLYIKDNPTDYKNSYLILKFDFSGINTENEESLKSDFTFRIRRQVISFFKYYKSFFNDVFLGSIEENFKNLSSSQLIARIKDEVKLIDKKLYVLIDEYDHFANKLASEGRESFIKNIMSSAGFVREFYEQLKIASGEGVIERFFITGVSPIMLDELSSGFNITSDMTTDIDFNEMLGFTSDEVKGLLNKVGDERYLDKSKDEVFQDMVHYYNGYRFCDEAEKTLFNSDMVLYFLEYFNRRGYPKELLDENVKTDYNKLRGLIIGTSGKEKLQSIIEEINLNSSLSLTLVKRFNFSQRFSDNELKSLLFYLGLLTFSNKPNQFAIPNYVIRTLYWEYLRKFLEESLTIEFDMRLLNNAIYGMAETGDPSGLKELAVDFFQKKLSSYDYTNFSEKHVKFLFVCYFTLSKLYNIISEREISERKRIDLLFEAHPAYYEYVQFNFILEFKYIRKEDSESVALKKKEDAIKQAAEYYEIYKRDFKQFGRGLRSVAMLVSHTRDVEVIEVGGFGENFYKESFF, encoded by the coding sequence ATGCTCAAAATAGCTTACGGAGAAGCCAGCTTCGATAATTTAAAAAGTCAGGGTGCTACTTACATAGATAAAACTATGTTTATTCCCTTGATGGAAATCCATACAAAGTTCTTTTTCATCCGCCCTCGTAGGTTTGGAAAAAGTCTTTGGATAAGCGTATTACAAGCATACTACGATGTTGCAAAATCGGATAAATTCGATACTCTGTTTGATGGTTTGTATATTAAGGACAATCCTACAGATTATAAAAATTCTTATCTCATTCTTAAATTTGATTTTTCTGGTATTAATACAGAGAATGAAGAGAGTTTGAAAAGCGATTTTACTTTTCGAATCAGAAGACAGGTGATTAGCTTTTTTAAATATTATAAAAGTTTTTTTAATGATGTATTTTTGGGAAGTATAGAAGAAAATTTTAAGAATCTTTCCTCGAGCCAATTGATAGCAAGAATAAAGGATGAAGTAAAATTAATAGATAAAAAACTCTATGTTCTAATTGACGAATACGATCACTTTGCCAACAAACTCGCCTCTGAGGGAAGAGAATCTTTTATTAAAAATATAATGTCCAGTGCAGGTTTTGTCAGAGAGTTTTATGAGCAGTTGAAAATTGCAAGCGGCGAAGGTGTGATAGAGCGATTTTTTATCACAGGTGTTTCGCCAATCATGTTGGATGAGTTATCGAGTGGATTTAATATTACAAGCGATATGACAACCGATATTGATTTTAACGAAATGCTGGGATTTACTAGTGATGAGGTCAAGGGCTTACTCAATAAAGTTGGTGATGAAAGATATTTAGATAAATCCAAAGACGAAGTTTTTCAAGATATGGTTCATTATTATAATGGATATCGTTTTTGTGATGAAGCAGAAAAAACTCTATTTAATTCGGATATGGTTTTGTATTTTTTAGAATATTTTAATCGGAGAGGTTATCCAAAAGAATTACTCGATGAAAATGTGAAAACCGATTACAATAAACTTCGCGGACTCATCATCGGCACTAGCGGCAAAGAAAAATTACAATCTATCATCGAAGAAATAAATTTGAACAGTTCTCTGAGTCTAACACTCGTTAAACGCTTCAACTTCTCCCAAAGGTTCAGCGATAACGAACTTAAATCATTACTTTTTTATCTTGGGCTTCTTACTTTTTCCAATAAACCAAATCAATTTGCAATTCCCAATTACGTAATTCGCACACTCTATTGGGAATATTTACGGAAATTTCTGGAAGAAAGTCTCACAATTGAGTTTGATATGCGATTGTTGAATAATGCAATTTACGGTATGGCTGAGACCGGAGACCCTTCTGGATTAAAAGAACTCGCTGTAGATTTCTTTCAGAAGAAACTATCTAGTTATGACTACACCAATTTTTCAGAGAAGCATGTTAAATTTCTTTTTGTCTGCTATTTTACTTTGAGTAAGTTATATAACATTATCTCCGAGCGAGAAATCTCCGAAAGGAAGCGAATTGATTTATTATTCGAAGCTCATCCGGCTTATTATGAGTATGTGCAGTTTAACTTTATCCTCGAGTTCAAATACATTCGTAAAGAAGATAGTGAGTCAGTCGCCTTAAAAAAGAAAGAAGATGCAATCAAACAAGCTGCTGAATACTACGAAATCTACAAACGAGATTTTAAACAATTTGGTCGCGGACTTCGCTCTGTGGCAATGCTTGTTAGTCACACTAGAGACGTGGAAGTAATTGAAGTCGGTGGATTTGGGGAGAATTTTTACAAAGAATCATTTTTCTAA
- a CDS encoding CopG family transcriptional regulator, whose translation MTEITVKVPNNLLSIAQKLVADGWFLDENEIFLLAFRNYLRTHSDEIITSFIKEDIEWGLNGKE comes from the coding sequence ATGACAGAAATTACAGTCAAAGTTCCGAATAACTTATTGAGCATTGCACAGAAACTTGTTGCAGACGGCTGGTTCTTGGATGAAAATGAAATTTTTCTATTGGCATTTAGAAATTATTTAAGGACTCATTCAGATGAAATTATCACATCTTTCATTAAGGAGGATATTGAATGGGGTCTGAATGGTAAAGAATGA
- a CDS encoding PD-(D/E)XK nuclease family transposase, with protein MIANLDNEVFFKKAFTDTFVLKHFVKDVLEMDLDFDKVETEKSFDPRIGNIDFKYDIFAESTDKRVIIEIQKVDYDYNFDRFLHYFLMAIAELQRSSKDYGIEKTVYAVIFITAPYKINQKTGIPIKDELLISNLNPKNIKGDELNIYGHSLLFLNPNYKNAEIPARIRDWLDLVYESMHNPEKPSINQNNDGIKRASEILDFEHISPSEWEQSKIREGRKKVQLIAKEEGVEEGKIIGREEGINIGVEKERERSEKEKEDAIRKAISKQKLSLEEIAEVFGVSVEFVQHLPKGVD; from the coding sequence ATGATTGCGAACTTAGACAACGAAGTATTTTTCAAGAAAGCATTTACGGATACGTTTGTATTGAAGCATTTTGTAAAAGATGTTTTGGAAATGGACTTGGACTTTGACAAAGTAGAAACCGAAAAATCTTTCGATCCAAGGATTGGGAATATTGATTTTAAATATGATATTTTTGCAGAGTCTACGGACAAGCGGGTAATCATCGAAATCCAGAAAGTGGATTACGATTACAACTTCGATCGGTTTCTGCATTATTTTTTAATGGCAATCGCTGAGCTTCAACGCAGTTCCAAAGACTATGGCATTGAAAAAACTGTATACGCAGTTATATTTATCACAGCTCCCTACAAGATAAATCAAAAGACTGGAATCCCCATCAAAGATGAACTTTTGATTTCTAACTTGAATCCGAAGAACATCAAGGGCGATGAATTAAATATCTATGGTCATAGTCTGTTATTTTTAAATCCGAATTACAAAAATGCTGAAATCCCAGCGCGTATCCGAGATTGGTTGGATTTAGTTTACGAGTCCATGCACAATCCCGAAAAACCGAGCATCAACCAAAACAACGACGGAATCAAACGAGCTTCTGAAATTCTAGACTTTGAACATATATCTCCTTCTGAATGGGAACAAAGCAAAATCCGTGAAGGCAGAAAGAAAGTGCAGCTAATAGCAAAAGAAGAAGGCGTTGAAGAAGGGAAAATTATCGGTAGAGAAGAAGGAATTAACATTGGTGTTGAGAAAGAAAGAGAGCGTTCTGAAAAAGAAAAAGAGGATGCAATCAGAAAAGCAATTTCTAAACAAAAGCTTTCCTTAGAAGAAATAGCAGAGGTCTTTGGCGTATCAGTGGAATTTGTGCAGCATTTGCCCAAGGGCGTGGATTAA
- a CDS encoding Uma2 family endonuclease, with amino-acid sequence MDNLARKLFTEEEYLEIERQATDKSEYYKGEIFAMAGAKRKHNLLVTNLCREISSILKNNPCEVYPSNMRVKNKTDRFYTYPDVTIVCGKPEFLDDDEDVLTNPTVIIEVLSTSTEKYDRGGKFALYRNIPSVQEYILVGSEEKKIESFFRKGDEWIFRESKNESSYHFRLQSLDIELSLDDIYEKVELPPKRLRENFL; translated from the coding sequence ATGGACAACTTAGCGCGTAAACTTTTCACCGAAGAAGAATACTTAGAAATAGAAAGACAGGCAACCGATAAAAGTGAATATTACAAGGGAGAAATCTTCGCTATGGCAGGAGCGAAGCGAAAGCACAATCTCTTAGTCACAAATCTATGCAGGGAGATCAGTTCCATCCTCAAGAACAATCCCTGCGAAGTCTATCCTTCTAATATGAGAGTAAAAAACAAGACAGATAGATTTTATACCTATCCCGATGTAACCATCGTTTGTGGAAAGCCGGAATTCTTGGATGACGACGAAGATGTCCTTACAAATCCAACTGTTATTATAGAAGTTTTATCTACTTCTACCGAGAAATACGACAGGGGAGGAAAATTTGCTCTCTATCGAAATATACCTTCCGTTCAAGAATACATTTTGGTAGGCTCCGAAGAAAAGAAAATAGAGTCCTTCTTTCGCAAAGGAGATGAATGGATTTTTCGGGAATCTAAAAACGAATCTTCATATCACTTCCGCTTACAATCTTTGGATATAGAACTTTCCTTAGATGACATTTATGAAAAAGTAGAACTACCTCCCAAAAGATTGCGAGAGAATTTTTTATAG
- a CDS encoding EAL domain-containing protein yields the protein MASSMGIRTVAEGIEEEHIRIKLKELNCDYGQGYFWSKPIIAAESIIFIENYK from the coding sequence ATGGCATCTAGTATGGGAATTCGAACAGTTGCAGAAGGAATAGAAGAAGAACATATTAGAATAAAACTTAAAGAATTAAATTGCGATTATGGACAAGGCTATTTTTGGTCGAAACCAATTATCGCAGCAGAATCAATTATTTTCATTGAAAATTACAAATAG
- a CDS encoding chemotaxis protein, translated as MQANQSTNLDTQKLNRGVSLLIKTKYGLSIILLISSLIEWGTVSFFFNLAGTLIYFLNGFIPSVYRKQGKEISDSWMNNILIIDLLLLGLVYYIDIYNYSSRDASIAINASSYYVVFIFIIIYSSFLFKPKSLLFIGFGVIILYVGSLFFSISLGSKTTMASYPGMLWANSIVISNEIQKVLFLMAILFCLSIIVSLMNSMQRELKNELDLSVSAQQMIQIQSKRMSESANQLVHTISNLQTMSGTLSNQSQNQAASVEEISASIEELSASSESSAQLVEEQIKRVKIVDQDFDELSEISNTVKSKTDQIAKDVKTSSKYSMEVKISTDRLNSLLVELKESFMRVTKINQMMSEIARQTSLLSLNASIEAARAGENGKGFAVVAQEVGKLAEKSSTNAREIDLIVKESSAQMEKGNLLSVEVRSKVEKQNSDLGRIEKDVRELEEQVDIEKKVNLKLKETFDHLYTLSEQIGQIASEQKNGNKEIHKAMETINHSTENLSLSVTALHDQIDVLKKNSQNLTQS; from the coding sequence ATGCAAGCTAACCAATCGACTAATTTAGATACTCAAAAACTTAACCGAGGAGTTTCTTTACTGATAAAAACAAAATACGGTTTGAGTATCATTTTGCTTATTTCCTCTTTGATCGAGTGGGGAACTGTCAGTTTTTTCTTCAATCTAGCGGGAACTCTGATTTATTTTCTAAATGGATTTATTCCTTCCGTATATCGAAAGCAAGGCAAAGAAATATCGGATTCGTGGATGAACAATATTCTGATTATAGATTTGTTGTTACTTGGTCTTGTTTATTATATAGATATATACAATTATAGTTCGAGAGATGCGAGCATTGCAATTAATGCTAGTAGCTATTATGTTGTATTTATTTTTATAATTATATATTCCTCATTCCTGTTCAAACCTAAATCCCTTCTGTTCATCGGATTTGGTGTTATTATCCTATATGTTGGTTCCCTTTTTTTTAGCATATCTCTTGGCTCGAAGACAACAATGGCTTCTTATCCCGGTATGCTATGGGCAAATAGTATCGTTATATCCAATGAAATCCAAAAAGTTCTATTCTTAATGGCAATTCTTTTTTGCTTGAGCATTATAGTCTCGCTTATGAATTCAATGCAAAGAGAGTTGAAAAATGAATTAGACTTATCCGTCTCGGCTCAGCAGATGATTCAAATACAATCCAAACGAATGTCCGAATCTGCAAATCAGCTTGTCCATACAATATCAAATCTTCAAACAATGTCTGGAACATTGAGCAATCAATCCCAAAATCAAGCTGCCTCGGTAGAAGAAATTTCAGCATCTATAGAAGAACTCTCCGCCTCTTCTGAAAGCTCTGCTCAATTAGTAGAGGAGCAAATCAAAAGAGTTAAAATTGTAGATCAGGACTTTGATGAATTGAGTGAAATCAGTAACACAGTCAAAAGCAAAACAGATCAGATTGCGAAAGATGTTAAAACCAGTTCTAAATACAGCATGGAAGTAAAAATTTCTACTGATAGACTCAATTCATTACTAGTAGAATTAAAAGAATCATTTATGAGAGTAACTAAAATCAACCAGATGATGTCTGAAATTGCTCGCCAGACCAGTCTTCTTTCTCTCAACGCTTCCATTGAAGCAGCAAGAGCCGGTGAAAATGGAAAAGGATTTGCCGTGGTCGCTCAGGAAGTAGGGAAATTGGCAGAAAAATCATCCACAAATGCCAGAGAAATTGACTTAATCGTAAAAGAATCTTCCGCTCAAATGGAAAAAGGCAATTTATTATCTGTTGAAGTCAGGAGCAAAGTTGAAAAACAAAATTCAGATCTTGGACGAATTGAAAAAGATGTCAGAGAATTGGAAGAGCAAGTGGACATTGAGAAAAAAGTAAATCTTAAACTGAAAGAAACTTTCGATCATTTGTATACTCTTTCGGAGCAAATAGGTCAAATTGCTTCCGAGCAGAAAAATGGAAACAAAGAAATTCACAAAGCCATGGAGACTATCAATCATTCTACGGAAAATCTTTCTCTTTCAGTTACCGCTCTCCATGATCAGATAGATGTATTGAAGAAAAATTCACAAAATCTTACTCAATCCTAA
- a CDS encoding DUF5618 family protein: MKKKYKLSAINTKEEAIEEAYRYLENAKETLSKIPIEDGIYMDSKFVREASGIAYLAPLLAIDGYLIGKGIPKNKLPKSTEHYWDVIPKIPYNAKLRNKFTSVYENLHLFGYYRGGVNVEMIKDGMKHAKEIVDMFKDAA; encoded by the coding sequence ATGAAGAAGAAATATAAACTCAGTGCGATAAATACGAAAGAGGAAGCTATCGAAGAAGCCTATCGTTATTTGGAAAATGCAAAAGAGACACTGTCTAAAATTCCTATCGAAGACGGGATTTATATGGATTCTAAATTTGTGCGCGAAGCATCGGGTATTGCGTATTTGGCGCCACTTCTTGCGATTGATGGCTATCTAATCGGGAAAGGAATTCCTAAAAATAAACTTCCAAAATCCACCGAGCATTACTGGGATGTCATTCCTAAAATTCCTTACAATGCAAAGCTTAGAAATAAATTTACTTCCGTCTATGAGAACCTGCATCTCTTTGGTTATTACCGTGGTGGTGTAAATGTTGAAATGATTAAAGATGGAATGAAACACGCAAAAGAAATCGTTGATATGTTTAAAGATGCCGCTTGA
- a CDS encoding diguanylate cyclase, producing MLRERAEIVRKSIETLSLTHQGESLGKITLSAGVAMFPIHGVDNNSIIAAADTALYKAKQNGRNRVEFV from the coding sequence ATGTTGAGAGAAAGAGCAGAAATTGTAAGAAAGTCTATTGAAACTTTATCACTAACACATCAAGGAGAATCACTAGGAAAAATAACATTATCCGCAGGAGTTGCGATGTTTCCGATACATGGAGTAGACAATAATTCTATTATAGCCGCGGCAGATACAGCTTTATATAAAGCCAAACAAAATGGAAGAAATAGAGTCGAATTTGTATAG
- a CDS encoding FG-GAP repeat protein: MKSLRAKLSMLLTLFEIGSLSRGNTFFVFTRAKAKANDNFGTSVSISSDTITVGAIGDITPRSFFVV; encoded by the coding sequence GTGAAAAGTTTACGCGCTAAGTTGTCCATGCTCCTTACTTTGTTTGAAATTGGCTCTTTGTCAAGAGGAAATACTTTTTTTGTTTTTACACGAGCCAAAGCAAAGGCAAATGATAATTTTGGAACATCTGTATCTATTTCCTCTGATACCATCACAGTCGGTGCCATTGGGGATATAACACCTCGCAGTTTTTTTGTGGTGTAG
- a CDS encoding LamG domain-containing protein: MTVASGATTFTFATKTAAYAVTVKTQPTGLTCTVSSGTGTATANVTNISIACVTLGFGNALEFGAVALKQHVTIGTIPDLRGASAYTIEMWVLIESGVTILGTKVTSDIPKIDIELSGTGLNVFQNNTQPGYRGTGAASITLSTWTHIAVVFDGTLAAADRLKVYKNGTLIAGAITGTVDTTTSATLGPVTLGAQPGSNPPTSSGFFYKGKMDDLRIWKVARTQAEIQNNRNTPLSNPTGESNLIAYYKFDSTSGTTLIDEKGSFNGTLQNMTDANWISSGANSN, encoded by the coding sequence TTGACTGTAGCCAGTGGTGCGACAACGTTCACGTTTGCAACGAAAACAGCGGCTTATGCTGTGACAGTGAAAACGCAACCAACTGGATTAACCTGCACGGTTTCAAGTGGAACAGGGACGGCAACTGCGAATGTGACTAACATATCTATTGCATGTGTAACACTTGGGTTTGGAAATGCCCTTGAGTTTGGTGCTGTTGCTTTAAAACAACATGTTACTATTGGAACGATTCCAGATCTTAGAGGTGCATCTGCTTATACAATTGAAATGTGGGTATTGATTGAGTCTGGAGTAACTATTTTGGGTACCAAAGTAACTAGCGACATTCCAAAAATCGACATTGAACTTTCGGGTACGGGGCTGAACGTTTTTCAAAATAATACACAGCCTGGTTACAGGGGTACTGGAGCAGCTAGTATTACACTTTCCACGTGGACGCATATAGCTGTAGTTTTTGATGGTACGCTAGCCGCTGCAGATAGACTCAAAGTATATAAAAATGGAACTCTTATTGCAGGTGCGATTACTGGTACTGTAGACACTACAACTAGTGCCACTTTAGGTCCTGTTACTTTAGGTGCACAACCTGGTAGTAATCCACCAACCTCTTCCGGTTTTTTCTATAAAGGAAAAATGGATGATCTACGCATCTGGAAAGTGGCAAGAACACAAGCAGAAATCCAAAATAATAGAAACACTCCTTTAAGCAATCCAACCGGAGAATCAAATTTAATTGCTTATTATAAATTTGATTCAACTAGTGGAACAACCCTAATTGATGAAAAAGGTAGTTTCAATGGCACACTTCAAAACATGACTGATGCCAATTGGATTTCTTCTGGAGCCAATTCAAACTAA
- a CDS encoding DNA-binding protein, producing the protein MVKNEWIVVCDAGPIIHLDELNCLDILDFQKILVPITVWEEILQYRRIPLEKIKGLEIIERTDFTTEFLEICKLYDLHKGEAAAIFLSLELKNSILFTDDGAARLYAKSKNIAVHGTIGILLRAVRKNIRSPDNIIEILKNIKTNSTLHISGTLIEEAILAIRQIRA; encoded by the coding sequence ATGGTAAAGAATGAATGGATTGTCGTTTGTGATGCAGGTCCAATTATTCATTTAGATGAATTAAACTGTTTAGATATACTGGATTTCCAAAAGATCTTGGTTCCTATAACTGTTTGGGAAGAAATATTACAATACAGGCGCATTCCTTTGGAAAAAATCAAAGGGCTTGAAATCATCGAAAGAACTGATTTTACTACAGAGTTTTTAGAAATATGTAAATTATATGACCTGCATAAAGGAGAGGCTGCCGCTATTTTCTTATCGCTAGAATTGAAGAACTCTATATTGTTTACGGATGATGGGGCTGCGCGGTTATATGCCAAAAGTAAAAATATTGCTGTTCACGGAACAATCGGGATTCTGCTTCGAGCAGTCAGAAAAAATATCCGAAGCCCAGACAATATTATAGAAATTCTAAAAAATATAAAAACAAATTCTACACTTCATATTTCAGGAACGCTCATTGAAGAAGCTATCCTTGCTATCCGACAAATTCGCGCATAA